A stretch of the Uranotaenia lowii strain MFRU-FL chromosome 3, ASM2978415v1, whole genome shotgun sequence genome encodes the following:
- the LOC129753020 gene encoding peptidyl-prolyl cis-trans isomerase D-like: MTLPVVVPAKEYREYSSGCGIFSFVHNENPNDGGEDPDEEATPKHGRVENPVWEKVAHSNLPSHFIGISHIGDNIQDKWFIVSRLFLLTRSGLGTKVPDFYGEFLLIKAVENLPRTDPESCEGLVFIEDAQHALTSSLSHQHALTAENFRALCTGERGHSTTTGARLHYRGSKFHKVKSLFMSQGGDIVNYNGSGGESIYGRFFEDENFSLLHEDGAVSMANLGRPNTNQSQFFITSGECPHLNGTNVVVGYVIRGIGVIGEMERFASEEGEPTREIVIADCGQLMPGQDWGLNDNDGTGDCLPLFPKDWEKFEADFDVTEMLSRLEMIKAAGNQYFAQRNWVEACRRYRKAERYFNFFNNKIRRYEDRTLLEQFQLTNCLNQAAVFLKLNDSTAVLFACNAALALDPDNVKALFRRGQAHNRLQNYELAIDDLRRVQAKAPTDRLVQAELDKAKTDLGCYRAQQRIALTNLFK, from the exons ATGACGCTCCCGGTTGTGGTTCCGGCTAAAGAGTATCGAGAATATTCATCCGGATGTGGCATCTTTTCATTCGTACATAATGAAAACCCGAATGATGGCGGAGAAGACCCGGATGAAGAAGCTACACCCAAACACGGTCGAGTAGAAAATCCGGTTTGGGAAAAGGttg cacattcaAACTTGCCTTCACATTTCATCGGAATCTCGCACATAGGCGATAATATTCAAGACAAATGGTTCATAGTATCGCGGCTGTTTCTTCTGACGCGTTCCGGGTTGGGAACAAAAGTGCCTGATTTTTATGGTGAGTTTTTGCTGATCAAAGCAGTCGAAAATCTGCCTCGGACAGATCCGGAAAGCTGTGAGGGGCTAGTTTTCATCGAGGATGCT CAACACGCACTCACTTCTTCGCTGTCACATCAACACGCGTTGACGGCGGAAAACTTCCGGGCCCTGTGCACCGGAGAGCGGGGCCATTCGACCACGACCGGGGCCCGGTTGCACTATCGGGGCAGCAAGTTCCACAAGGTTAAATCGCTGTTTATGTCCCAGGGAGGGGACATCGTCAACTACAACGGTTCCGGCGGGGAAAGCATCTATGGGCGATTCTTCGAGGATGAGAATTTTTCCCTTTtg CATGAAGATGGAGCAGTAAGCATGGCCAATTTGGGCAGACCAAATACAAATCAGTCTCAGTTTTTCATTACCTCCGGGGAGTGTCCCCATCTGAACGGTACCAATGTGGTCGTCGGCTACGTTATTCGCGGAATCGGAGTTATCGGAGAAATGGAACGTTTTGCCAGCGAAGAGGGCGAGCCAACTAGGGAGATTGTGATTGCAGACTGCGGCCAGTTGATGCCCGGACAAGATTGGGGTTTGAACGATAACGATGGGACTGGAGATTGTTTACCGTTATTTCCGAAGGACTGGGAGAAATTTGAGGCGGACTTTGAT GTAACGGAAATGCTCTCTCGCTTGGAAATGATTAAAGCGGCAGGAAATCAATACTTCGCTCAACGGAATTGGGTCGAAGCCTGCCGACGGTATCGAAAAGCCGAACGAtactttaactttttcaacaacaaaattcGTCGCTATGAAGATCGCACTCTTCTGGAGCAGTTTCAGCTGACCAATTGCCTGAATCAGGCGGCCGTTTTTCTCAAGTTGAACGACTCCACGGCTGTGCTATTTGCCTGCAACGCTGCCTTGGCCCTGGATCCGGATAATGTGAAGGCATTGTTTCGACGCGGTCAGGCCCACAATCGTCTGCAGAACTACGAGCTGGCCATTGATGATTTACGCCGGGTCCAAGCAAAGGCTCCAACCGATAGGCTCGTCCAAGCTGAGCTCGACAAAGCCAAGACCGATTTAGGATGTTACCGGGCTCAGCAGCGGATTGCTCTCACTAATTTGTTCAAATAA
- the LOC129751392 gene encoding zinc finger protein 652-B-like isoform X1, translated as MSELCCKCNLPKEPPKSNSGSATFRYICRLCLMRSESVEPIFIHPGDSSLADKIFACTGIQIDESVKIGPTSICLDCKSSVYKSYQFLERCQRNNKIIQNLLSSQEATEKPSTEHSPNSLRVVIRTSQIRTGSKSSNKRKRLNSRRKSARSNLESSTSASDISWSDRDEESDNHDDVDEGNLPVQLAYETDTQEESPQKRPGNKNGESRVPSLVIRNGECVGTLKAPLIVSNSRASRTPNSESAEANDLYQCEFCEGSFPYQLQIRQHLDLYHADRLHELSCKFCSKVCLSATELSKHCLQKHASTKVIECKICQRTFTSNQGLYQHYRTIMHRAACGEAVYPRRRNSYISVGTPDRASSVASPDHGCEHPQSSSRPRRKSTQLRPSMDLDYDPYVNVNYEDVSTYKCDYCDEQFYDHESLGRHTAVQPCRVEVEQLNLDQLLEKVDLDELLSPINGSEDIAIVEPPIEIVDLT; from the exons ATGAGTGAATTGTGCTGCAAATGTAATCTGCCGAAGGAACCGCCTAAATCCAACTCCGG ATCAGCCACCTTTCGGTACATTTGCCGGTTATGTTTGATGCGCTCAGAGAGTGTGGAACCGATATTTATACACCCGGGAGACAGCAGTTTGGCGGATAAAATTTTCGCTTGTACAGGCATTCAA ATAGATGAGAGCGTAAAAATCGGTCCGACATCAATTTGTTTGGATTGTAAAAGCTCGGTTTATAAAAGCTACCAATTTTTGGAACGTTGTCAgcgaaataataaaataattcaaaatttgcttaGTAGTCAGGAGGCAACTGAGAAACCTAGCACAGAACATTCGCCCAATAGTTTGCGTGTTGTAATTCGAACATCGCAGATCCGTACCGGGTCGAAATCCTCAAACAAAAGGAAACGTCTAAACTCACGTCGGAAATCGGCTAGGAGTAATTTGGAATCCTCGACAAGTGCTAGTGATATCTCGTGGAGTGACCGTGACGAAGAAAGCGACAATCACGATGATGTCGATGAGGGAAACCTTCCAGTCCAATTGGCTTACGAAACAGACACCCAAGAGGAATCTCCGCAGAAACGACCAGGAAATAAGAACGGTGAGAGCAGAGTTCCAAGTCTGGTGATTAGAAATGGAGAGTGTGTAGGAACTTTGAAAGCTCCTCTAATCGTTTCGAATAGTAGAGCTTCCAGAACGCCAAACTCCGAGTCTGCTGAAGCAAATGATTTGTATCAATGCGAGTTTTGTGAAGGATCGTTTCCCTATCAACTGCAGATTAGACAACATCTCGATCTGTACCACGCCGATCGTCTGCATGAACTTTCCTGTAAGTTTTGTTCAAAAGTGTGCTTGAGCGCCACTGAGCTAAGTAAGCATTGTCTCCAAAAGCATGCTTCCACCAAAGTTATCGAATGTAAAATATGCCAAAGAACATTCACCAGCAATCAAGGATTGTATCAACACTATCGCACAATCATGCATCGAGCAGCATGTGGCGAAGCAGTTTATCCCAGGCGGCGCAACTCATACATTAGTGTGGGAACGCCGGATCGAGCATCATCGGTAGCTAGTCCTGATCATGGATGCGAGCATCCGCAAAGCAGTAGTCGACCAAGACGGAAATCCACTCAGCTGCGACCTTCGATGGATCTGGATTACGATCCATATGTAAATGTAAATTACGAGGACGTCAGCACGTACAAGTGTGACTATTGCGACGAACAGTTCTACGACCATGAGAGCTTAGGGCGACATACAGCTGTTCAGCCGTGTCGAGTTGAGGTGGAACAGCTAAATCTGGACCAGTTGCTCGAAAAAGTGGACCTAGATGAGCTGTTGAGTCCGATCAACGGTTCCGAAGACATCGCGATCGTGGAACCACCGATCGAAATTGTTGACCTTACCTAG
- the LOC129751392 gene encoding zinc finger protein 652-B-like isoform X2, with amino-acid sequence MRSESVEPIFIHPGDSSLADKIFACTGIQIDESVKIGPTSICLDCKSSVYKSYQFLERCQRNNKIIQNLLSSQEATEKPSTEHSPNSLRVVIRTSQIRTGSKSSNKRKRLNSRRKSARSNLESSTSASDISWSDRDEESDNHDDVDEGNLPVQLAYETDTQEESPQKRPGNKNGESRVPSLVIRNGECVGTLKAPLIVSNSRASRTPNSESAEANDLYQCEFCEGSFPYQLQIRQHLDLYHADRLHELSCKFCSKVCLSATELSKHCLQKHASTKVIECKICQRTFTSNQGLYQHYRTIMHRAACGEAVYPRRRNSYISVGTPDRASSVASPDHGCEHPQSSSRPRRKSTQLRPSMDLDYDPYVNVNYEDVSTYKCDYCDEQFYDHESLGRHTAVQPCRVEVEQLNLDQLLEKVDLDELLSPINGSEDIAIVEPPIEIVDLT; translated from the exons ATGCGCTCAGAGAGTGTGGAACCGATATTTATACACCCGGGAGACAGCAGTTTGGCGGATAAAATTTTCGCTTGTACAGGCATTCAA ATAGATGAGAGCGTAAAAATCGGTCCGACATCAATTTGTTTGGATTGTAAAAGCTCGGTTTATAAAAGCTACCAATTTTTGGAACGTTGTCAgcgaaataataaaataattcaaaatttgcttaGTAGTCAGGAGGCAACTGAGAAACCTAGCACAGAACATTCGCCCAATAGTTTGCGTGTTGTAATTCGAACATCGCAGATCCGTACCGGGTCGAAATCCTCAAACAAAAGGAAACGTCTAAACTCACGTCGGAAATCGGCTAGGAGTAATTTGGAATCCTCGACAAGTGCTAGTGATATCTCGTGGAGTGACCGTGACGAAGAAAGCGACAATCACGATGATGTCGATGAGGGAAACCTTCCAGTCCAATTGGCTTACGAAACAGACACCCAAGAGGAATCTCCGCAGAAACGACCAGGAAATAAGAACGGTGAGAGCAGAGTTCCAAGTCTGGTGATTAGAAATGGAGAGTGTGTAGGAACTTTGAAAGCTCCTCTAATCGTTTCGAATAGTAGAGCTTCCAGAACGCCAAACTCCGAGTCTGCTGAAGCAAATGATTTGTATCAATGCGAGTTTTGTGAAGGATCGTTTCCCTATCAACTGCAGATTAGACAACATCTCGATCTGTACCACGCCGATCGTCTGCATGAACTTTCCTGTAAGTTTTGTTCAAAAGTGTGCTTGAGCGCCACTGAGCTAAGTAAGCATTGTCTCCAAAAGCATGCTTCCACCAAAGTTATCGAATGTAAAATATGCCAAAGAACATTCACCAGCAATCAAGGATTGTATCAACACTATCGCACAATCATGCATCGAGCAGCATGTGGCGAAGCAGTTTATCCCAGGCGGCGCAACTCATACATTAGTGTGGGAACGCCGGATCGAGCATCATCGGTAGCTAGTCCTGATCATGGATGCGAGCATCCGCAAAGCAGTAGTCGACCAAGACGGAAATCCACTCAGCTGCGACCTTCGATGGATCTGGATTACGATCCATATGTAAATGTAAATTACGAGGACGTCAGCACGTACAAGTGTGACTATTGCGACGAACAGTTCTACGACCATGAGAGCTTAGGGCGACATACAGCTGTTCAGCCGTGTCGAGTTGAGGTGGAACAGCTAAATCTGGACCAGTTGCTCGAAAAAGTGGACCTAGATGAGCTGTTGAGTCCGATCAACGGTTCCGAAGACATCGCGATCGTGGAACCACCGATCGAAATTGTTGACCTTACCTAG
- the LOC129751390 gene encoding uncharacterized protein LOC129751390 has product MARKRGRGKKNKTQIKTLPKNSNLSPITPISLSTRVHPAVSDPYPLNKLCRLCLLSNTNMEPIFAYPGDRTLANKIYQCTNLEIKENTGHGIPTTICGQCKQQLEQCHEFRLVCWKNNEVLHNLHALLSPRSIIQQNTRTNLHAYSPATPNPVVQVKKLNLNTEPSPRSYRSRGSISGKTFSIHDLPQFATPRSNKKAKNERYPLFSKELVVCLSPLSKDVLNKLKKTKPTKLVQQKKSSKQVQQTKPTKPVQQTKAAVKSFPIPVKRGRPAGAKREKPKIKKEKVVKKTEFKKRVQAKVLKVKKPKAKEIAVPPKKRKENYPVAVSLSVSCTLCSQKFNSEKGLQRHIASHNKNRKLNNVFNCNICKREYLKPTQLTDHMASPEHIQNTTIAPDEGEVSILPDEEEDPGMSILPDDEPVTQPILNRGLGAVEHDQNQSAEYLTVTPPVYPETVTPEPPNVPEELYGNHPSPDTNEVSQPPESEPIPEEEPIEETANSESASGNIRDRDASPIPVDSESSRSREGGVQYSDVCSTNNAETLVVENGNGTDDGSTVPSEPCNNSSTRRVTFSDVAEIVE; this is encoded by the exons ATGGCGCGCAAAAGAGGTCGTGGGAAAAAGAACAAGACCCAAATTAAAACCCTTCCCAAAAATTCGAACCTGTCTCCGATCACCCCAATTTCTCTATCGACCCGGGTTCACCCTGCCGTGAGTGATCCATATCC TTTGAACAAGCTGTGTCGCCTGTGTCTGTTGTCGAATACAAATATGGAACCGATTTTTGCGTATCCTGGCGATAGAACACTGGCAAACAAGATCTACCAGTGCACGAATTTGGAG ATAAAAGAAAACACCGGTCACGGAATTCCAACAACCATTTGTGGCCAGTGTAAGCAACAATTAGAACAGTGTCACGAATTTCGGCTGGTTTGCTGGAAAAACAATGAAGTTTTGCACAATTTGCATGCATTACTGAGCCCACGGTCAATTATTCAACAGAACACACGAACCAATCTTCATGCATATTCACCGGCTACGCCCAATCCTGTTGTGCAGGTGAAGAAACTTAATCTCAACACTGAGCCTTCGCCGCGTTCTTACAGATCACGTGGAAGCATCTCAGGCAAAACATTCAGCATTCATGATTTACCACAATTTGCCACCCCACGTTCCAACAAAAAAGCTAAAAATGAACGTTatcctttattttcaaaagagcTGGTTGTCTGTTTGTCTCCTCTTTCAAAAGACGTCttaaacaaacttaaaaaaacgaaGCCTACGAAACTTGTTCAACAAAAGAAGTCTTCTAAACAAGTTCAACAGACGAAGCCTACAAAACCTGTTCAACAAACGAAGGCAGCGGTCAAATCGTTCCCAATACCCGTGAAACGTGGTAGACCAGCCGGAGCTAAGAGGGAAAAACCGAAGATCAAGAAGGAGAAAGTGGTAAAGAAAACAGAATTCAAGAAGAGAGTACAAGCAAAAGTTCTGAAGGTTAAGAAGCCCAAGGCAAAGGAAATTGCGGTGCCACCGAAGAAAAGGAAAGAAAACTATCCAGTAGCGGTGTCCCTGTCGGTATCTTGCACGCTATGTTCGCAGAAGTTCAACAGCGAGAAAGGACTACAACGCCATATTGCAAGCCATAATAAA AATCGAAAATTAAATAACGTATTCAATTGTAACATTTGTAAACGTGAATATCTGAAACCAACGCAGCTCACTGATCACATGGCTAGTCCTGAGCACATTCAGAACACCACGATCGCACCGGATGAAGGTGAAGTATCCATTTTACCCGATGAAGAAGAGGATCCAGGCATGTCTATCCTGCCTGATGATGAGCCCGTAACCCAACCGATTTTAAATAGAGGGCTCGGAGCGGTAGAGCACGATCAAAACCAGAGTGCTGAATACCTCACCGTCACACCACCAGTATATCCCGAAACGGTAACACCTGAACCTCCCAACGTACCGGAAGAATTATATGGTAATCATCCTTCGCCTGATACAAATGAAGTTTCACAACCGCCGGAGAGCGAACCAATTCCAGAGGAAGAACCTATTGAAGAAACAGCAAATTCAGAATCTGCTTCCGGGAACATCCGAGATCGAGATGCCAGCCCGATTCCGGTAGACAGTGAGTCTTCTCGGTCCCGCGAGGGTGGGGTGCAGTACAGTGACGTTTGCTCGACCAACAACGCCGAGACACTGGTAGTGGAAAACGGCAACGGTACCGATGATGGAAGTACAGTGCCGTCCGAGCCGTGCAATAATTCATCTACACGCCGTGTCACTTTCTCTGACGTGGCGGAGATAGTTGAATAG
- the LOC129751394 gene encoding ubiquitin-conjugating enzyme E2-17 kDa, translated as MSTPARRRLMRDFKRLQEDPPTGVSGAPTDNNIMIWNAVIFGPHDTPFEDGTFKLTIEFTEEYPNKPPTVRFVSKMFHPNVYADGGICLDILQNRWSPTYDVSAILTSIQSLLSDPNPNSPANSMAAQLYKENRREYEKRVKACVEQSFID; from the exons ATGTCAACCCCAGCCCGCCGCCGTTTGATGAGAGATTTCAAAAG ACTACAGGAAGACCCGCCAACCGGAGTTTCGGGAGCCCCTACAGATAACAACATCATGATATGGAACGCTGTCATCTTCGGGCCGCATGACACGCCGTTTGAAGATGGTACATTCAAGCTGACCATAGAGTTCACCGAGGAATACCCGAACAAACCTCCGACCGTACGTTTCGTATCGAAAATGTTTCATCCGAACGTGTATGCAGATGGAGGCATCTGTTTGGATATTCTACAGAATAGATGGAGTCCCACGTACGACGTGTCGGCTATCCTGACATCCATACAG TCACTGCTCAGTGATCCCAATCCAAATTCACCCGCTAATTCTATGGCAGCACAGCTTTACAAAGAAAACCGCCGGGAGTACGAGAAGCGAGTGAAAGCATGTGTTGAGCAGAGTTTTATCGACTAG